Sequence from the Gemmatimonadota bacterium genome:
GGCGGACCCGTCGCTGACGAAGCCGTCGACCGCCGACATCTTCTATCAGGCGGGCGTCGGCGCGCTCGAGATGGCGCTACGCCATCAGGTCGATGTCGTGCTGGTCGTCTCGGCGATGTTCATGCACCCGGATGTGCTCATCCTGATGAAGCAGGCGGGCCTGCGCGTGACGGTGCTGTTCACCGAGTCGCCGTACGACCACGAGAAGGAACTGATCGTCGCGGGCCTCGTCGATGGCATCTGGACGAACGAACGATCCAGCGTGCCCGCCTTCCGCGCCGTGACCGCCTCGGCTGGCTACCTGCCGCACGGCTGGCATCCCGAAAAGCACGGGCCGAACATCGCCGGGCCTGATATGCCCGCGCACGACGTCGTGTTCGTCGGCACCGGCTTCCACGAACGCGCGCAGTGGTTCAACGCGATCGACTGGACCGGCATCGACCTCGGCCTCTACGGCAACTGGAAAGGCGCAGGCCTCAGCAAGAAACTGCGCGGCTGCGTTAAGGGCGGCTACATCGACAACGTCGAAGCGTCGGCGCTCTATCGCAAGGCCAAGATCGGCCTGAATCTCTATCGGCAATCGAAAGGCTGGGGCCGTCAGGCCGTCCGCATCGATCACGCCGAAAGTCTCAACCCGCGCGCGTACGAACTCGCCGCGTGCGGCACGTTTCATCTCAGTGACCCCCGACAGGAAGTAGTCGAAGTGTTCGGCGAGAAGGTGCCGACGTTTCGCACGCCTGTCGAGGCCGCGGCGCTGATTCGCACCTGGCTGGCAGACGATGCCGGCCGCGCGAGCATCGCGGCATCGCTCCCGGCCTGTGTGGCCGAGGCGTCGTGGATCGACCGCGCCACAACGGTGCTGGGCGATTTGCAAACGCTGTGCAGGCAAGCCGCATGAGCGGCAGGAGCTAACACATGGCTGTCTATGCAGGTCGCAAAGGCGTGGTCTATCTCTCGACGTCCGGCAGCGGTACGGCGTCGTCCGTGCTGAAGCTGACCGACTGGTCGCTCGATCAGTCCACCGACAAGATCGACGTCACCGCGTTCGGTGACGCCAACAAGACGTACGTGCAGGGGCTGAAGGACGTCAAAGGCACGTTCTCAGGCTTCTTCGACGACACGGAAGCGAAGCCGTTCACCGGAGCAGATTCGAGCGACGGCGTGAAGCTCTACCTCTACCCGTCGTCCGATGCGGCCGGCAAGTACTTCTACGGGCCGGCGTGGCTCGACGTGAGCATCAAGACCGGTGTCGCGGGCGCCGTCGCCATGTCCGGCAATTTCGCCGCGAATGGTTCGTGGGGCCGCGTCTAGCTAACGCATGAATCACGTCTCCTTCTCGGGTCCAGCAGCGGTCGTGCGGTGGGGGTACCACCGCGCGGCCGAGCTGGGCACGTGGACGATGGAGTCTGCGGGCGATGGCTACAAGCTCACCGCCCAGCTCCAGACCGTCGATGCGTACCAGATCGACCAGATGCCATTGACGTTCGTCGTGCCGCGTGGCGATCGACCCGACTGGAAGTGGCCCATCACGTCGTCAACGGTGAATGGTTCGACGTTCACGGCGGATCTCGGCCCCTCTGAATAGCAGGAGCGTGTATGCGGTTTGTGAAGCCTGATGTGGTGCGGATCGACCTTGAGTTCGGAGACGGCTCAAGCGGCTGGATCGACGTGAAGAAGGAACTGACCGCCGGCGAGGAGAAGCGGTTCCGCACGGCTGGCTTCAAGCGGCTGAGTCAGTCCGGCAGTGACGGTCGGAACGAAGTGGACATCGACTGGTCGGCGATGGCGTTCGCGCGTGCGGAAGCGTATCTGGCCGACTGGTCGGAGAAGCGGAAGCTCAACGCCGATACGATTCGCGCGCTCGCCAAGGACGACTTTGACGTGATCGATGCGGCGATTCAGTTGCACATCGAGGCGATGGAACAGGAAAAAAAAGCGACGAGTGGCGCGCCGACACTCGTGTCGCATTAAGCCTCTGCCGGTATATGGGCTGGTCCTGGCACGAGTACCACCAGACGCCGTGTTCGGTGCTCGTGGTGCTGTGCGAGATGGTGGCCGAACAGCAGGACGGCCTGTCGCGGCGCGAGAGTGTCGAGCTTGAGTAATCCACATGGCTGACCTGTCTGTCCAGATCACCGGCTTGGATGCGCTGCTCACGAACGTCGAGCGGATCGCGACCGATCTGCACGCGAGCATTGCGGGGG
This genomic interval carries:
- a CDS encoding glycosyltransferase; translated protein: ADPSLTKPSTADIFYQAGVGALEMALRHQVDVVLVVSAMFMHPDVLILMKQAGLRVTVLFTESPYDHEKELIVAGLVDGIWTNERSSVPAFRAVTASAGYLPHGWHPEKHGPNIAGPDMPAHDVVFVGTGFHERAQWFNAIDWTGIDLGLYGNWKGAGLSKKLRGCVKGGYIDNVEASALYRKAKIGLNLYRQSKGWGRQAVRIDHAESLNPRAYELAACGTFHLSDPRQEVVEVFGEKVPTFRTPVEAAALIRTWLADDAGRASIAASLPACVAEASWIDRATTVLGDLQTLCRQAA